DNA from Etheostoma spectabile isolate EspeVRDwgs_2016 chromosome 23, UIUC_Espe_1.0, whole genome shotgun sequence:
TTCATTTGACTTTTAATTAACTACAAAAGCCTAAATGTCTTTTTCCTgagagtcctggccaagacatgCAAAGACATCATAAAACAGACAACATAAgatcataataaaaaaaaattgtgataaactaaataaaaacaataagaaTCATATATAAAATATCCTAAAAACAACCTAAAgatcaaatattaaaaacatgaattagcAGTTATTGTAGCTTTGATTATTAGTTTATTTTACTCATAAActgttatgtttaattgttacttctgtgttttttttattttatagtttttatttttattttcataatgcatAGTCAAgataggggagagagagagagagagagagagacagagagagagagagacagagagagagagagagaggatgatgcACAACAAAGCAGGATTTTAACCCAGGCCGCTGCTACATCGGGGCACACTCCACCGGGTGAGCAAGAGGTCGCcgctatgtgtttttttttaaaaatcattttgttTATATGACGTACATAAAAGGCTTTATGTAAATAAGAGCCATCTAAAACTACATAAATAAGGCTAAAAACACACCTAAAGGAGCATTTATAATGCATGTTTAAACAAGTCTCAGGTATGAAAAGGAAAACTTGAGACTGATAATATGAGcggcctcatgttgtcctaccTGCTGCGCCATGAGGTCCAGTCTGCTCTCCAGGGTGTTGGACACCTTGATCTTCCCGTTGCCATTATAGATCTCAATACCTCCAGAACTGAAgaagacaaaacaccaaaataagAGAAATAAAACTGAGAAAATATCTAAGATCTATGATCTAAGAAGTCTTCAGGGGTGTATTTGTAACTTGATCAAATGCGATGCTGCTTACACATCGGGGGAGATGAAGTTATCCTGGTCGATGCGGACCTCGATGTTCATCTTCACAGCTGCTTTATATATGGGAATATTTCTCTGGATGGATGCCTGAAAGACAAAGTTCCGATTTTAAAAAGGAGCTACCTCCCTCGCAAGCATCTGCcgaattatatttatatacattttcacCTACTTGTATGCACATAATAGTTGAGTGTGTTTAATTTGACCTATGTTTGATGTCCCTATTTTGAGGTATAAGTTCTATTTTCCTGTATATTATCCTTGGAACTGTGTGCATCACTGAGAGTTACTTAAAACTGGAGTAAagtgtgtgtacacatactAGGCCAATAAAGTCAATTctgaaatggattttttttttcaattttaacatGCACTTGCTAATTTACTCACCTGTACCATCTGCACGTCCTGTTTGCGGCAGCGAATAGTCACTTTGGGCTCCAGAAGCTGATAGAATCCCTGTTATGAAAGATTATGAAAGGGTTATCAGACCTCAATTTTATAATCAACACAGTTTTATAATCAACAGTTTCCTCAACATGACATATATACACAACAATACAGAGCATGAAACGGATGTGCTGCACAGAGAGCTTATAGCTACTGCTAATTTTCAACTCCAGCGATAAATAAAGCTTATTTTATGATTGTTTCGCAGTGATTAAAGCACAAAGAAATAACCATCAAACACTTGTCAGATGATTTTGTGAGTATGAACTAACCTGTAAGATCAATCCGTCCATCAGAGCTGGATACCTGGATGGGTCTTTTGCGACATTACCAAGCCGTTGGCGGGCCTCATTTAGCATTTCCTGAGGGATTAACAGACTGTATCATTTACAGAATCCTTCTCTCCAGCTGTGTGTATAAAATACGACCGCGTGACAACACGAGATACAGCTGCTTACCGAGATCATATCATCCCGGGCCTTCAGCACCTTCAGTCGAGCCTGGTTCATCAGGTTAGACATTTGACTGTTTAAGTAGACAAataacacgcacgcacacacacacgcacacacacacattagttcACACAGACATTCAAAGTTGGATTATGTTTGTCCGTGTGGAAACCCTTTAGACAGTTTGGAGCATGTTAACAAAAGAGTCATTGTGGGACAgagtaaataagtaaataaaatcacggaaactctgtgtcacacatacagtacagacatgtctttgttcttaaaaaaaaaaggacttgaTGTGTCCTGTGATTTCTTGCCATGactcacattttcttttgctgctcgatctgcttctctttcttctcGTAGTACTCCATTATCTTCAGCCTCTGAGTTTGGACCAGACGGCCCTTCTCGATGTTGAACTCTTCTTCGGCCTGCAGGAGGAGACACAGCTCACTCAGCAGATGacactcatcatcatcatcatcatcatcatcagccttACACTTACTCTGCTGCCAGTGGACACGTTGTAATAAATACTAATTCCCCTTAAATATAAAATGATCTAAACCGAACCGAAGCCCTAAAAGCACCACTTTTGTGAATGTGTTAACTGGCACGCAACATGTAATAACCTAACGTCTAACGTATCAATAATCCACGCAACTTTACGCACTCATAACAAAATGTTTGAGGCATGCATGCAAAGCTGCGTGCATGCGTTCGTTTGGAGTAAATAAAGTTGGTGCATGAGCTTCGTAAGCGATTTGACGACATTGTTGTAAAGATTTTCAGTGCATCAAAAagcttgctcattaagataccAGCAGACAAGCTAATAAGTCAATCCAAAATGAGGGAAAAACTGCAAAAAGGTccactttttggaaaaaaaagacccccccctcccctccactAGGCTGACTAGGGTCCTGACATGTATCATCTGACTTACAGTCTTAAAcccaaaaatataaaagttaCAATGCTATGACACAGAAAGGATCAATTCAATTATTCTATTATTTAAGCATCTATTCATTTTATGTCAGTTTACTTATCTATCAACTATTCAGGTTTACATAATATGTTTATAACCAGAACACTATCTGTAGTCAAATCATGCTATACTTTAAACTGTCTGTTGATCGTATTGTCTGACATAAGGTGTAAGTGTAAAATATGACACATGATGAAGATATTACAAGCAACGTCATCATGTATGTACAAGTACAAATACTCTTTCGATCTCTTTTCAAGTTTAGTGTGTGTAGAGATGCAGTGAAGATGTCTCTGTTCAGAGCATATTGTGCATCACTCTATTCTGCAGCATGCAAATATGTTATGAGGATATTACTGAAGATGGTGTAGTGCAAGTGAAATGCTTGTGGCTGAAGGAGTCAACACTTAAAGTAAATCTCATGTACTAATGGATCTTCTGGCTTAACGACTCTGAAAATGAAATAGTCTTGAGCTTGTCAAACATAAGGTTTAGCACTCCACGCCACCAATCCCAGCTGTGGAAGCTGTGGTATGGTGGTGATTATGTAGggcactgattttttttttaaatcaagcttTTAAATGCAATGTATTCTTTTATCATGAGCCTGAGTCAGTAATAAAGTTTTAAATTGATTGAATAGTAATCGTTGTTTATATACAGCCCTTTTCAAATGTCAAGTTAAAAAACTCACTCACacaaagacaatttaaaaatcaacaaaaaattaaaatataatcaaaCTAATAagaatttataataaaatagacaaaaccTATCCCAGTACTATGTATGAGATAAAAGAAGTACTATAACCGTAGGTCATTTCTCTGATTTCTCTATTGTTAAATTTAAGACACTAATGGTCAAAATTGGTCAAAATTGTTGAAGCGAAAGAACTGATGTCACATGtaagttaaagaaaatattaaatttgtctAATATATCACGTGTAAGAAAGTGTTCAGATTGTGTGAAATCTGCCCCCTCTACTGTGGTTTTGGTGCCCCTAGCGGTGAAACT
Protein-coding regions in this window:
- the atp6v1e1b gene encoding V-type proton ATPase subunit E 1; the encoded protein is MALSDADVQKQIKHMMAFIEQEANEKAEEIDAKAEEEFNIEKGRLVQTQRLKIMEYYEKKEKQIEQQKKIQMSNLMNQARLKVLKARDDMISEMLNEARQRLGNVAKDPSRYPALMDGLILQGFYQLLEPKVTIRCRKQDVQMVQASIQRNIPIYKAAVKMNIEVRIDQDNFISPDVSGGIEIYNGNGKIKVSNTLESRLDLMAQQMMPEIRVSLFGANPNRKFLD